A single genomic interval of Paralichthys olivaceus isolate ysfri-2021 chromosome 7, ASM2471397v2, whole genome shotgun sequence harbors:
- the nap1l4a gene encoding nucleosome assembly protein 1-like 4a isoform X2, which yields MLRRVRRSRVVCEAETREQQSSAQQRGRSYHSVMDASKGKGEQGMQNPVGQMDRPVSFHFLESMLPKAVKRRVHALKRLQVQCANIEAKFYEEVHELERKYAALYQPLFDKRREIVTGTVEPTDEECEWHSDREEEEELAEEVKEKAAIEDAKKEEAKPEEDPKGIPEFWLTIFKSVDMLSDMLQEHDEPILKHLKDIQVKFSEPGQPMSFTLEFHFESNGYFNNAVLTKVYKMKSEPDAPDPFSFEGPEIIDCEGCQIDWHKGKDVTVKTIKKKQKHKGRGTVRTVTKQVPNDSFFNFFNPVKASPGGEMDEDSEFTLATDFEIGHFFRERIVPRAVLYFTGEALEDDESFEEEELEEGDEEEQDDEGDDDDDEGDFGPKA from the exons ATGCTGCGGCGCGTGCGTCGGTCGCGCGTGGTGTGTGAAGCGGAGACGCGTGAGCAGCAGAGTTCCGCTCAGCAGAG AGGAAGGAGTTACCACTCGGTAATGGACGCCAGTAAAG GTAAAGGGGAGCAAGGGATGCAAAATCCCgttggacagatggacagacctGTCAGCTTCCACTTCTTGGAAAG CATGCTTCCCAAAGCAGTGAAGCGACGAGTGCATGCCTTGAAAAGGCTACAGGTGCAGTGTGCCAACATAGAGGCCAAATTCTACGAGGAAGTCCACGAGCTAGAGAGGAAATATGCTGCCCTCTACCAACCACTGTTCGACAAG AGACGAGAAATTGTCACAGGAACAGTGGAACCCACAGACGAGGAGTGTGAGTGGCACagtgacagagaagaagaggaagagctaGCT GAGGAAGTAAAGGAAAAAGCTGCCATTGAGGATGCAAAGAAAGAGGAAGCCAAGCCAGAGGAAGACCCCAAAGGCATTCCCGAGTTCTGGCTCACCATATTCAAGAGTGTGGACATGCTCAGTGACATGCTACAG GAGCATGATGAGCCCATCCTAAAGCACCTGAAAGATATTCAAGTCAAGTTTTCTGAGCCAGGACAGCCAATG AGTTTCACATTAGAGTTCCACTTTGAGTCCAATGGTTACTTCAACAATGCAGTCCTCACTAAAGTCTACAAGATGAAGTCAGAGCCCGATGCCCCAGACCCTTTCTCATTTGAGGGCCCAGAGATCATTGACTGTGAAGG CTGTCAGATAGATTGGCATAAGGGCAAGGATGTGACAGTGAAAACTataaagaagaagcagaagcatAAAGGCCGTGGCACTGTTCGCACTGTTACCAAACAGGTCCCCAACGACTCTTTCTTCAACTTCTTTAATCCAGTTAAAG CCTCACCAGGTGGAGAAATG GATGAAGACTCTGAGTTCACTCTAGCCACAGACTTTGAGATCGGTCATTTTTTCCGTGAGAGAATAGTTCCCAGAGCAGTGCTGTATTTCACTGGAGAGGCCCTGGAAGATGATGAAAGC TTTGAAGAGGAGGAGTTGGAAGAGGGCGATGAAGAG gAGCAAGATGATGAAGGcgatgacgacgatgatgagGGAGACTTCGGCCCCAAG GCATAA
- the nap1l4a gene encoding nucleosome assembly protein 1-like 4a isoform X1, translated as MLRRVRRSRVVCEAETREQQSSAQQRGRSYHSVMDASKGKGEQGMQNPVGQMDRPVSFHFLESMLPKAVKRRVHALKRLQVQCANIEAKFYEEVHELERKYAALYQPLFDKRREIVTGTVEPTDEECEWHSDREEEEELAEEVKEKAAIEDAKKEEAKPEEDPKGIPEFWLTIFKSVDMLSDMLQEHDEPILKHLKDIQVKFSEPGQPMSFTLEFHFESNGYFNNAVLTKVYKMKSEPDAPDPFSFEGPEIIDCEGCQIDWHKGKDVTVKTIKKKQKHKGRGTVRTVTKQVPNDSFFNFFNPVKASPGGEMDEDSEFTLATDFEIGHFFRERIVPRAVLYFTGEALEDDESFEEEELEEGDEEEQDDEGDDDDDEGDFGPKKEQPQPAECKQQ; from the exons ATGCTGCGGCGCGTGCGTCGGTCGCGCGTGGTGTGTGAAGCGGAGACGCGTGAGCAGCAGAGTTCCGCTCAGCAGAG AGGAAGGAGTTACCACTCGGTAATGGACGCCAGTAAAG GTAAAGGGGAGCAAGGGATGCAAAATCCCgttggacagatggacagacctGTCAGCTTCCACTTCTTGGAAAG CATGCTTCCCAAAGCAGTGAAGCGACGAGTGCATGCCTTGAAAAGGCTACAGGTGCAGTGTGCCAACATAGAGGCCAAATTCTACGAGGAAGTCCACGAGCTAGAGAGGAAATATGCTGCCCTCTACCAACCACTGTTCGACAAG AGACGAGAAATTGTCACAGGAACAGTGGAACCCACAGACGAGGAGTGTGAGTGGCACagtgacagagaagaagaggaagagctaGCT GAGGAAGTAAAGGAAAAAGCTGCCATTGAGGATGCAAAGAAAGAGGAAGCCAAGCCAGAGGAAGACCCCAAAGGCATTCCCGAGTTCTGGCTCACCATATTCAAGAGTGTGGACATGCTCAGTGACATGCTACAG GAGCATGATGAGCCCATCCTAAAGCACCTGAAAGATATTCAAGTCAAGTTTTCTGAGCCAGGACAGCCAATG AGTTTCACATTAGAGTTCCACTTTGAGTCCAATGGTTACTTCAACAATGCAGTCCTCACTAAAGTCTACAAGATGAAGTCAGAGCCCGATGCCCCAGACCCTTTCTCATTTGAGGGCCCAGAGATCATTGACTGTGAAGG CTGTCAGATAGATTGGCATAAGGGCAAGGATGTGACAGTGAAAACTataaagaagaagcagaagcatAAAGGCCGTGGCACTGTTCGCACTGTTACCAAACAGGTCCCCAACGACTCTTTCTTCAACTTCTTTAATCCAGTTAAAG CCTCACCAGGTGGAGAAATG GATGAAGACTCTGAGTTCACTCTAGCCACAGACTTTGAGATCGGTCATTTTTTCCGTGAGAGAATAGTTCCCAGAGCAGTGCTGTATTTCACTGGAGAGGCCCTGGAAGATGATGAAAGC TTTGAAGAGGAGGAGTTGGAAGAGGGCGATGAAGAG gAGCAAGATGATGAAGGcgatgacgacgatgatgagGGAGACTTCGGCCCCAAG AAAGAGCAGCCCCAGCCTGCCGAATGCAAACAGCAGTAA